In Actinomycetes bacterium, the genomic window CCCTGCCGGCGCTGGCCAGGACCATGGCCCGCGGTCGCACCCGGTCGACCACCCGGGGCTTCCTCACCGCCACCGCTGGGCGCACCTGGCAGACCCTGCACGAGACGTTCGGCGGGATCGCCCGCGACTACGGGCTGTGGGTGGTCTCCGGCAGCGCACTGCTCCCCCGCAACGCGCTCGGCGACCGCTCGCCGGTCTTCGCCCCGCTGCCGGGAGAGCCGGGCTCGCGGGTCTACAACACGTCGTTCACCTTCGACCCGACCGGGCGGTGCGTCGACGTCGTCCGCAAGGTGAACCTGGTGCCCACCCAGGAGGACGTCCTTCACCTGTCCCCCGGACGGCTCAGCGACCTGGACGTCGTCCAGACCCCGTTCGGGGCGCTCGGCACGGTGATCTGCTACGACGGGTTCCGCGAGCCGCACACGTCCGGCGAGCCCGGCTGGGCCCGCTGCCTGCCGGTGCTCGACCAGCTGGGCGCGCAGGTCGTCGCCCAGCCGAGCGCGAACGCCTGGGCGTGGGACGCGCCCTGGTACTTCAACGACCCGGTCATCGGCGAGCACCAGCTACGCAGCGAGCAGTGGTTCGCGGAGGGGTCCGCGGCCGAGCTGCCCGGCCTCGCCAACGTCCGCTTCGTGGTGAATCCGCAGCTGGTCGGACGGGTGTTCGACAACGTGTTCGAGGCTCCGTCGCTCATCCTGGAGCGCACGGCGAGCGGCACCGTCGTTCGGGCCAAGGCTGCCAACCCCCGCTCGGAGGACGTGCTCCACGTCCGCGCGACGCTCTAGCGGAAAGTTGGTCCGAGGACGGTTCCCAGCCGTCCCGATCCTGCTACCCTCGCGAACGGTCGCTGTACCGAAGAACGTGTTCGACGCCCGCGACTCACAAGGTGGTGGGCGTGTGCTCTGTCAGGGTCCAACCTTGCTGGCCGCGTCGCGGAAGTCACCGACCGGCGCCCGTGCAGTGCGGGTGTCTCCTTTCGCACAGGGAGTTCGACATGGCCCAGCAGGGCACTGTGAAGTGGTTCAACGCTGAGAAGGGCTTCGGCTTCATCGCCGTCGACGGCGGCGGCGCCGACGTCTTCGTGCACTTCTCCGCCATCGTCGCCGATG contains:
- a CDS encoding nitrilase-related carbon-nitrogen hydrolase; amino-acid sequence: MLGTFLAVLDHVEQVRDAATTDVALRRVALRTLPALARTMARGRTRSTTRGFLTATAGRTWQTLHETFGGIARDYGLWVVSGSALLPRNALGDRSPVFAPLPGEPGSRVYNTSFTFDPTGRCVDVVRKVNLVPTQEDVLHLSPGRLSDLDVVQTPFGALGTVICYDGFREPHTSGEPGWARCLPVLDQLGAQVVAQPSANAWAWDAPWYFNDPVIGEHQLRSEQWFAEGSAAELPGLANVRFVVNPQLVGRVFDNVFEAPSLILERTASGTVVRAKAANPRSEDVLHVRATL
- a CDS encoding cold-shock protein, yielding MAQQGTVKWFNAEKGFGFIAVDGGGADVFVHFSAIVADGYRSLDEGQRVEFEVVQGQKGPQAEQVRGI